From Micropterus dolomieu isolate WLL.071019.BEF.003 ecotype Adirondacks linkage group LG06, ASM2129224v1, whole genome shotgun sequence:
AGTGTGAATTCCCCTTCTCACAGGACAGCTCTGTGAAACCATGGACATCTATGGACAACCTAGACGCTCCTGATGTCAAAAAACGTGCAACAAAAGATCAGAGCAAAGACGCACCGAACCACAGGAAATCAAACATTGTCAAACTCAACGTGGGTGGAAAATTATTTCACATCCCAAAGCATTTGGTCCTCCGATACCCTAAAACCAGGATTGGAGTCCTTGCACTCTGTGATGATCCTGTGAAACGTCTGACACTCTGTGATGATTACAATGTTCGGAACGATGAGTTCTTTTTTGACAGGGACCCCATGTTTTTCCACTACATCTTCCACTTTTATTGTAGTAATGTCCTATGGGTGATGGATAGTCTCTGCCCTGTTAGTTTTGAGGAAGAGATGTCATTCTGGGGGTTGAGACTGAAGGACACGCCAAGGTGTGCTGTCCATATTTAATACTAGATGTGTTGTGTAGCTTGTGTATTTCAAGCATGGTTTTTGAAAAGCTCTCGTAGAACTATAAGAaatgaataatataataactTCTTCTTCTCAGGTGCTGCCGCATTCTGTTTGAGGAGAAACTGGATGACATCAGAGACCAACTAAAGGTCAACCAGGAGCTGATCGATGAGATAAAGCCTCACCAAGATGAAGAGGGTTACGAGAAGATGTTTCTTGGAGGCTTTCGGAAGATCCTCTGGGACTTGATGGAGAATCCTTACTCCTCGCTGTCAGCCAAAGCCTTTGCAGTGTTTTCCAGTCTCTTTGTGCTTATCTCTATTGTTGCCATGACAATGAATACAGTAAAGGAACTCAGGGAGTACAAACTTGCTGGCAGAACCTACATGGAGTGGATAGAAATTAGTTCCATTATTTTTTTCGCCTTGGAGTACTTTTTGCGGTTACTCACCACATCTAACATCAAGCATTTTTTGAAGAGTGCCCTCAATTTTGTTGATGTAGTGGCTGTTATGCCCTACTTCCTCCAGATCCTTTTTGAGGCATTTGTAATGGATTCAGAAGACGTCAGTGCAAAGGAAGATTTGAAGACCATGGCAAGGGTCAGTAAAGTCAGCAAAGTGCTGAAGGTCGTCAAGTTGATGCGCATCTTCCGTATCTTGAAGCTTGCCCGTCACTCTACAGGCATGAGAGCATTTGGTTTCACCATCCGACAGTGCTCTGAGCAGGTATGAAGGAATATCAAAACATCTTTAATTGAGGGGgcatacacaaataaaacaatggaGCACATGTAACTTTTATAATATGTTTAACAATGGATCACACGACTAATTGTATATGAATGTGGTCACTGATTAACCCACATAGAAGTATAACCCATTTTGGCTTCTTTCAGCTCCTTGTTTGGTTACAGGCCCTAAACTGACCTGGTTTGGTTTAGTCTCActtttccagctgcagcaggcagctgttttcaatgagAAAGCTCTCATAAACCTACTTTTCACTCcttgctcagcaccaaactgcagacAGAGTAAGctactagctggtgaacatagtgggagacagatatttccctaaACAGAGCTAAAAACAGAGTGGATATTGAACTTTAATTAGTGAGTTGAGCCAAACAAATCCATTAATTCAAGTTTAATGCAAGATAGCATAGCAAGAAAAGCAACGTACATTTCGTGGTAATGTGTATATGTAGGTATTCAAGGTGAGTAATAATAAATTGTCATGTGACCTAATAGATATGTAAATTATTTCCAAATGTGAATGAGCATTGCTGACATGTaatcttttctcattttttaggtgtgctgtctgtttttgttcattgcCATGGGCATCTTCACCTTCTCTGCTCTGATGCACTCTGTGGAGGTGGATCAGCCTGGGACACCATTCAGCAGCATACCAGATGCTTGGTGGTGGGCTGCGGTGAGTAAGATCAACTTTAACCTTCAGTTCAGTAAGATTTCTGGTTTTggaatttgtttgtttcattagaATTTAGGCTCTATttttgtgggggttttttttactCTACTGTAGGCTATGCCATTTAGGTACCTTGGCCATGATCTTGGCTGGAtccaaatattttatattttttctcacAATTTTCCTTGACTTTACATAAACAtcacaaatcaaacaaaaatggaTCAAAGCGGGATGGAAAATCACAGTGATTTAGAAAATCAAACCAATGTGCAAACAAAGTTAAACTTTACTTGTACGAGGCTACATATGTTACCAGGTGACACTTTTAATGAAACAAGGAACGGCACACAGCATTTAGAGGATTCAACTCCCTCTTAATGCTGCCTCTAAGATTCTTCCGGATCAATTAGTTTGGTTATGAACCTTACTAAGCTGTTACTGTTGACTTTGCTGAAGAGATAGAGGAGCTCAGTAAGGGGGTGTGAGTATGATCAAGCAGTGTGGTGCATTTCAGCTGTCAAGAATTAGGCCTTCCTGGAATTGTGGTCTCtgcaagggtgtcactttgtgttgaaaagtggttaGGACGTAAGGGCTCAGATTAagggtgtgatgatacacttggcTCACAAGACATGACGATGCACATTATTGGGTTCATGAGAGCAAGaagagaagatattttaacagtattttgaggaaatattcattgctgaaatatatgagtgtGATCCTCGCCCTGAagatttttaacattaaacacttaatttctgcattctggagacattttctgcaccaatttatggttgaaATTCAGACATAAAAAAATTCAAGAGGCAAgtgaaaaaagtataaaaatattgtggaatataatgcagtaatcagtagcttgttgttgtttttagcaCAAGttatttttttggacaatgcacatatgtttcttctatatttacactgaattgtgtgttttcctattatgcaaataaacctttctcaagaTTTGTCATTTAACATATCTTGTCGCAAGCTAATTTTTAGAACATTTgtaacaaatgcttttaaaaaggtgATGGGGACAAactcagccatttcaaaaagtggcgAGGACATGTCcacagcgtccccagtgtaaatgacacctctGGCTGTCTGTCTATTCAGACCTAAACAAAAGTGAATAGTGCATGGCAGAGTCATGTTCCGTGCTATTTTGATGGCTCTATCAAGCAATGAACCCATGACGAGATCGTATTTGTAGACAAATCTCTTTTTGTGAATAAATGGTTGGTTAAACCACCTTTGATTTAAGTTTCTCTAACAGGAAAAATGAGACAgcattttttattgtaatgaTGGAAATGTGCAACAGAGCTGTGTCAAAATGGGTCATAAGAATTATGTTCATGGTCTAAACAAATGTGAAGGACTGGCTGGTGAGGGCCACCAAACTGCCCTGCCAACAAATTATTTGAAGGGTGCCACATTGTGTGCTCATTCTTGATAATTTTGTACTTTCTGCACAAGGACCTCAGTTTCAGTTCcagtttgtgctaagctaagctaaactgCTGGCCCTATCTTCATACTTCTAACTCTCtgtaagaaagggaataagGGAATATaaattcccaaaatgtcaaactattcctttttaTTGGCAAAAGTAGTAATGATGAGTAGACAAAACACTGGAGTCCTGTAATCTGGAATTTATATCTGAAAAACTACCAAAGAAATGGCATGAAATAGCAGTTACCTTTATTATTGTAGTTGATAGAATTGTGTCAGAGAAGTTTTACGATTGACGATGTCTATGCCTATATAAcatagctaactagctatttgTTTCTACTTGTAGCTTGATTTTACATAGCAAACTACAGGAAGAAATAAGATAAAGGATTAATTTCCTCTGAAATTTGTTGCATTGTCCAGCGTAATGGTAAAAACATCCTCACATTTTAATGTACTGGTGTGCTTGTAAATCATCAGCTtgcttctctgtgtttctttcacTCTCATCTAGTGACATTTGGTTTTTATTTGTCTGGTGGCAGCTGTTAATTTATATGTGTCTAATCCCTTTCAATACGGTGTAATGCGTCTCGTTTGTGGCCAGACACAGTGATTGCATTCCAGAGATGGAAAGTGTTGCAGTGCATTCCTGGAGGTTTATTTGATCCTCTTCATTCTCAACTTGTTATTGGACACTCATGATGCCATGGCATAGGAGCGCTTTGGAGCAGGGTAAAAGGCACCATGAGAATGAGCCCCCCACCACTTTGGAGCAAAATAAGGGAAATCCAAATACTTCACTTTCCCACCAtgctttaaatttatttatgttaaatataaaagacatttaaaactaTGAAAAGCAGCACAAGAGTTTTGAGAATAGCGTGCCCTTTCCTATCAGATCATGCATGTGCACAGGCTCAGCAATGGTGCTAATATTGGCCATCCAACATATCAGTTTTTGTCATGATCCTTGCAGGCAGTGAGAGATTAAACTCCATGTTCTTGGCCTGTAGATATCAGGATCAAGCGTTGCCTAGTCCTGTAGTCAAACTGTCCTTGCATTTTGCTGTTGGCTGTGTTTAGCTCTTTGGGTAAGATCATTAAGCTTGTTCCTGTTCTGGCTCACTTTACTCTTTTCATCCTACAGGTGAGCATCTCTACTGTGGGCTATGGTGATGTTGTCCCTATCTCCTATCTTGGACGCTGCGTGGCATTTGGCTGTATCTCTTTTGGCATCATTCTCAATGGCATGCCCATCTCCATTCTATTCAACAAGTTTTCTGACTACTACGCCAAACTGAAGGAACAGGAATACAGTGTTTCAAACACAGAGCGCACCTTCCAGCTCAAGAAACGTCTGAGGCGCAAGTTAGACAGCTGCTTTGAACCCCAGCCAGAGGAGTCTGAAGATGAGATTCGCTATTGGCCCAGGGAAAGGCAAAGTATCCATGAGAATGAGGATTGAGTTGCTAAGTTGCAAACTTGCTAACCTTAAATGGCCTTATCACCCATGGGTCTAGTAAGGGAAAGACCCCACCTGCCTCCAAGTCTGAGCCTATGTGGTTCAAGATAAACAATTTAATGGAGTAAAAGGAGGCAGCAGCAAGTTGAGATAAGCTTTAAACCTCAACTTTACAGTGATGACTCCTCAGCAGTTGTGGATTGGCCACAGGGAAGTTTGGGAATTTTACTGGTGGGCCAGTCTTGTGAGGGCCGAGGGCCAGCCATTTCCCCCCAAAACCTGGAATGTTATAGCGTAGACCaatatacagatattcaatAGTTCAGCTGCAGCAACATGGCTGTTGCAATCTATAAAAGCAGGTAGCAGTGCCATCAAAACTGACAATGAAAGTTTTGAGCACTCAGACAGTTAGCATCTAGCACTCGTTAAAAGGGTTAAAAGTAGGCCAAGTAGCACTCCTTGCCGAAACATGGATAGAAAGAGAAAACCCGAAGCCGGCGGTGCAGTGAAGGTgcgccacaaaaaaaaaaaggctttgcTGGCTGACGCTGCATAATGTGCTTagataattaatttttttaagcaGTCTGCAGGTGATATTGATGACAGCAGCAAAGAGGCAGTGAATAGTGAACTGTTGTCATGCTGACATGCTGTGAAGTAGCTAATGTTGTTTATTAACCTTGGGGTTTCAATGCTAGAGTCCCGCTGCAGGTTTGACCATTTCCAAGGTTTAACTAGTCAGACTCAGTGCACAAATGTTTAGAGTTAAATGTTTATGCAAAATTTCTCTAAAGTTGGTCATCAACATCGACTGTAAATGGGtacaataaacatgtaaatttGATCATCATAATTTCTTCTAGACGATGCTActcataaattattttttgcattATAGCCTAGCCTATAAGGCGTATATTATTTGTTAGACTGCCAAGCAATAcaaaatatatctttaatacTTATTCACAAACATGGGGAGGAAAATTAGTTTCAGAATTTACATATTACAATAtgtaatataggcctacactgcAAATTTAcagattgtgttttttgtttttaaattaatgattCTTAtatcaacaaaacaaattagttGTATCAAATTTGTTATCTGTCCGCCCCTGCTCCTCAGTCAAATGGGCTTAACACTCCCACTGGTCAATTTATTATCTGTTTAAGACCAAGAGGTCAAGCAGTAGCATTATTGATGAAACAATGTTATACTTTAATCACGTTAAAGGGAGCATTATGCTTTTGAATAACTGTTTTCATTGGAAGtgttattaatacattttaagacaACTAAATggtctgttgtgttttactTTACGTTCTTGATACGCAGCAGAGAAGACAGTATAACTATGATTTTCTTGGGTAAAATGTTTGGCCACCAACCACTttgttgttagttttttttattgcttttttaaatgataaacatacataaaaacacatacagaatGCACCACCCTCCCCAAAAAGTATATAaatagaaacaataaataaggtgaagaaaagaaaaataggaAGGACTAAATGCAGAAAACTCAAATAATACAAGATTAGCCTACATTTCCCAGTTTTGTTCTACTGTTAACAACTCAACCAGATTCATCTCATTGTGAACTGTAGTCAATGTCTTCCACTTTTATGGCCTAAggaaatacaaatatacatgCACTGAAGCACTGAAAACCTCTCGGTTTTATGTGCACCTGAGGAAAAAAACATCTCCGGTGCAAAGCTCTCCCATGTGCCGTTCTTGATGAGTCAGCAAAGTGATATTCTTATCAAAGCACACTCTAGTCACTCAGCATGCTCTTGACTGTACCTAAGTGGGAGGAGAAGCAGAGCAGTGGGTGTGTCAGTAGTGATCAGGAGCATGAGAGTAATTTTGTTGTCAAGGATTACCGGGATTTGCGTTTGCGCCTCCTCCCTGGTCAGACAAGGGGAAAAGTCAATTATGTCCTGTGCTATTCTGGTGGTACAGAAAATCAAATCAGGTGCACACAATCAGGTCAGTTATGCTGTAGATCCCTCAATTAAGTAAACTGAGGTAAACCATTATTCATGTTTACTAGTTACACATGGGCAATGGTGTTAATATTGGCCATCCAACATATCAGTTTTTGTCATGATCCTTGTAGGCAGTGAGAGATTAAACTCCATGTTCTTGGCCTGTAGATATCAGGATCAAGCGTTGCCTAGTCCTGTAGTCAAACTGTCCTTGCATTTTGCTGTTGGCTGTGTTTAGCTCTTTGGGTAAGATCATTAAGCTTGTTCCTGTTCTGGGCAACGGCTCTCCATACACCAGAGGGTTCAGGTGTCCTCAGGACTGTCCTGTCCAGGGCacaggttttaaacaaaaagaaaggatTTTAAAGCAAAATAAGATATTGAATTATTCATAAGCAATGTCAGCCCCCACACCCTTTACAGCTGTACTGATGAGGTGTTGATGAAAAACCTCTGATTTACAACAACAGATCCGTATAAGGTATTGGACCTTGACCTCATCCATATGAAACATAATTAGTGACAGTACTGTATGTTGTATCTTAATTTAATCAGGGTGAATCATCGTTATAACATTACTAAtgcttctttgtttttgttttgagttttcTGCAAGTCCAAAAAAACGTCTTAAAGAATAAGAATTTGTTCAAAAGTGACAGATGTTTCCAATGTCTGTTTACATTATGTTTGGTGAGTCACTTGGTGAAATCCATTGAACAATTTAACAGCTGTTATGCATTAAAAAGTGCAAACAAAGGGTGACTAAAGAAGGACACATTGATACATGATATATTTAATTCTACAGGCATTATTAGTTATTTCATTCCTTTTTCAGATATGAAAATCTATTTATTACTCAgtggttgtaaaaaaaaattgctttgcTATGTGCAAATAttgtaaaatgtgtaattttttgtccatgcaaacaaaacaatcacaggCTGGAAACCATGTAACACACAGATTTGatgatatattaaaatatatacttgtTCTCAATACCCTTAAAAAGTGGAAAAATCATTTTTTGctcaattaaaaaaatcttcTTCATAGTACTCTTGTATTTATCAATTTATCATTATCATAATCATCCACGTGTCCTTTAAATACAAGAAACTTGATGTCTAAGTCTATTAACAGACACTTATCTCATTTGGCTGAGGTGCTGCCTACGTAATAGTCTTACGGGACAAGGTAATGGGAGAGAAGCCAGTGGTTCAATAGTGTCGTCAGCTTCAATTAAAACTCAAGAGTACTAAGAGATTCTGGCTGTCTCATGTGACTCAACAAGGACTGAATGGACAAGAATAGATGCAGTCAAGATCATCATCAGGGAAAGGTCAGTAAGACAGATGGGcagacagatacacagataCATTGTTGGGGAACAGATACAACTCATCAACTAAAACAATTGCATATAAAAACTAATATTTGATATCTAATCTTTTACTCAGACCTACGTtaggaaactcacaaacagcgaggatcagatcatccaatgatttgtgctccaTGTctcgtacaaaaagttcaattCAACTGtttgctgctccctgataaaataaaaatgtttctgctgatacctgttcagaaaacaaacaaacaagaaaacagatttatatatgttaacctgttgctcataaggtgcctgttatgatgttatgatcgttgctctggactctaacttgtcttaacaagctagataaaaggtaatgccctggcagtggcaaataactttggttttatatttgatttgattctattaatgtttaagttgagattacaagaaatattttattgctactgtgtaaagggaatactgttGGTAAAAAGaaacttatttgtttaaagtgtttacaaaccacatgttattgcacttttgtgtattaaaacagtacatttaagttaaaagtgtgcaatacactactttagaattcattattcaattttgcgcataactatgggattaatcacagaaaatcatgcaattaatcgtGATTAGAAATTTTAATCGCCCAGTTCTAGTAATAAGTGATTTAAAGTTATAAGTGTGAGTAAACATGTGGTATTCAAACAGCCAGTGGCCACACGGCACAACATTAATTGAAGTCGAATCAAAGTTCAgttttcactctccttttagctctgttttggtctccaccaactcctgagggaaatgtcTGGCCTGCTTTCTGTTGTTGCAAACAAGGCTGATGAGGGCTGTGAAtttgaaccaaaacagtaaagttgctgaCCAGAAAACAAAAAGCTAAAAGGAAGCTAAAATGCTCTGTATaactgaggggaactgcagcaGAGTCGattgatttttctttgttgGTTCATCACCATGAGTGACCTTTTCCATGTTACACATAGTAGTTCCATTCAGATCCATTTTTTATATGGAAATATCAATTAGAGCAGTTTTAAACTTTATGTTTTATCAATTAAAACACTTTAGACTGGGAAACAGTAAGCACAGACGTTATTAATGACGTTAAGACTTTATTttttgaggaagcttaagaaggctaAATTCCCGTGCcaagaggagcaatagaaagcatcctgactggaaacatcactaactggcacgggatgtgcatggcccaggaccggagggctctgcagtgggtgattaaaactgctcagaagatcattggtacccatctcccgagcatcagctGCATACGCAGATTCCAAAGTATATTGAAGGACAGTATCcaacccagccacagcctgttcaccctgctgccttctgggaagagatatagaagtttctgatgccacaccaccagactgcagaacagcttttccccccaagatCAGacctttaaactcaaattcatccacAGCACCgctccactgaatatagtttatttctgtttaccatttttaatatttattttatattattgtatattgtctgctacatagcagaagggagttacaaactcaatttcacatTACAACCTGTTGCAACGTGACAAATAAATATCTGAGTGTACTAACTGGAGAGAAAATCAACTTTAAAgcattttacaacaaacaagGGTTAAGAATCAGTGAGGCAAAAAGAATAAACTAGTTAGACTGGTGTTTTCAATTCAATATCCTATTCTGGCATGAAAATTGCTGTATAGCAACGGAGTGTAATAAACCAATATAATGACATTGTCGTTAGAGATTAAAATGCCAAGCATAGCCAGAAGTACATTTAAGACTTTAGAGCGCCTTTCATATTCAGTCCTGGAAATATGAAACAGTCATCTCTGGCATGATTACGCCACTACAAAATGGCCTGGGGTGACCATGTGAATAGTTGCGTCAATATCCTTGACATCTTTTCACCAGTTGCCCTCTGTTCCAATTAGCTCCCATGCCTCAAGATGTGTCAAGATAAGGTGTTAAAGCAACtcatatttaattaaaacatttcactgtAA
This genomic window contains:
- the si:rp71-39b20.4 gene encoding potassium voltage-gated channel subfamily V member 2; this encodes MEVMKPRFKVGLLKKRRSSLFATIKRDKSFSQSTEEQECEFPFSQDSSVKPWTSMDNLDAPDVKKHAPDVKKRATKDQSKDAPNHRKSNIVKLNVGGKLFHIPKHLVLRYPKTRIGVLALCDDPVKRLTLCDDYNVRNDEFFFDRDPMFFHYIFHFYCSNVLWVMDSLCPVSFEEEMSFWGLRLKDTPRCCRILFEEKLDDIRDQLKVNQELIDEIKPHQDEEGYEKMFLGGFRKILWDLMENPYSSLSAKAFAVFSSLFVLISIVAMTMNTVKELREYKLAGRTYMEWIEISSIIFFALEYFLRLLTTSNIKHFLKSALNFVDVVAVMPYFLQILFEAFVMDSEDVSAKEDLKTMARVSKVSKVLKVVKLMRIFRILKLARHSTGMRAFGFTIRQCSEQVCCLFLFIAMGIFTFSALMHSVEVDQPGTPFSSIPDAWWWAAVSISTVGYGDVVPISYLGRCVAFGCISFGIILNGMPISILFNKFSDYYAKLKEQEYSVSNTERTFQLKKRLRRKLDSCFEPQPEESEDEIRYWPRERQSIHENED